The Vicugna pacos chromosome 28, VicPac4, whole genome shotgun sequence genome includes the window ACAGGCAAGACCTGCAAGGCCACCGTTAGTAACATGAGCTGTTGGTCAGGAATTATAATTGGAGCCTGGCAAGAAGTAAGGATTGTTGGGTCTGGAATGACAGTACAGCTGTGGGGGGGGACAACCTTGAGACCACAGAGTTCTAGATAGTATTGTTGTTTTAAAAAGGGCTGGTGTTTTGCGGTTTGATCAAGTTAAGAGAAAGCTGAAATTCCCAGTGGTGCAGGGACGTGTCTGAGGCCAGGTCCTCAATGGCTGCCCGACTCCGTTTTGTGAGCCTGAACTGTAGTTACACCGTTATGATTTCAGTCTTGTCATCAACTTGGTGTGGCTATTTTAAAGTGTGTCATTACTGATTAAATGTTCAGTTCTGGGGGGGAAAGCAAAAGTATCAATCCAAGTTAATGACAATATCAGGAACATGGTTAATTAATAAACACAATGCCAACAGCCATCATCTGCTCAGACTAGAAACTTCAGGATCATTCTAGACCTTTCCCTCCTTCATTCCCCTGATGTTGACCCCAGCTGGCACTTCTTCAGCCTTCCTCAGTCCCAGGGCTTACCTGAACCAAGTCCTTGAATCCTCCCAACAACCTATGAGGCAGGATGAATATTCCCACTTTGCAGGCAAGGgccctgaggctgagagaggccaCTCATGTGTGCTGACTCAGGGTCCATGCCCTCTGCCACTTCCTTCTATGGGTTTTCTGTTCTCCCAAACCTGGACAAGTCTATCCCACCTCCCCAGTCCAGCCTGTCTgtgccccaccccctttctccaaCTGCCATTGCCCAGACCCACAACATCTCTCACCTGGACAGCTGCCACTGTTCAACAGGTACTCCCAGCAGGGCTGAAAGCCAGGCTGTAGCCTCACCTTTAGGGCCACCCTGGTGCCCTCCTAAGCTCCTGAGACATCCCCTCCCCGACCCCACCTGCTGGATCACTGCCTTGGCTCTGCCCAGGGAAGCCTCCGAGTCTCTAGGCTCGCTCATTTCAGACACCCCTCCCTGGTGCGTTGGGCTTCTGCCTGGGTTTCCCTGACACTCCCTGTGTGACATTTGGAACCTTCAGTATCATCTGTCGGTGTTGTGGGTCTGAAGGACTTACCTGGCAGGGCTATTCCCCCTGGTCTTATTATGAGATGTGGCACATGACAGGTAACATTGAGGCCTGTGGAGCCAGACCCTTGGAACTCAAGTCACACCTActtgctgtatgaccttgggtaaatcatttaacctctctgtgcctccgatTCCTCATCTAAATAGTATCCACCACACAGCATTGTCACGAAGACTAAGTGAATGAGTAAAGTGCTTCAAGCAGCACAGGGCATCCAGTGTTATTGACAAGTCTTCTCCCATCATGTCCCCAGGTGTCTGCTTCCTGCCAAGCTCTCATTGACCATGTATTGGCTGAAGGACATCCTGAAAGCTGAGCACCCTGCATGTATCAAACCTCTCTGGGTACCACCTCTAGAGCCTGGCACTGTGATTGTCCCAGGTTACCTGTGAAGGAAGAGAGAGGTCAGAGCTTAGAAGCCCTGTTGTCTGCCTCCAGCACCCTAGCTCTTAGAGGATGCCCTGACTGTACAATGGAGACAGAACAAAGGCTATGAAACACCCAGAGAGTGGGGACAAtcactttaaatctttttttcgaGTCATGTTGTTTTAAATGCCATGGGCGGATGCCCATGTGTGCAGGGGCACTAGGCCGGGCCAGAGGCTCTTTGTCCTCTGAAAGACCCCGTTGTGACATTGAACTGGCCCCGAGTGATTCCGGGAACAACAGGCCCTTGTGTGGACCCTGAAGGCTGCACTGGCCCTTGGCCCACTGCTGGCAGTGCGAATGTTTTGCTGTCTCTTTAAGATCAGCAGAAAGAGGCCTTAAATCCCCCACTTGAGCTTCTACCAGGGTTCTGATAAGAGGTGCTTTTTAGGTTTTGGATTCTAGGATGTCGGTGAAGCTCAGCTCGTCTAAACTATATTCTCCCCAGGAGGAGGGCAGACCCAGTGGGGCCAGCTGTGAGTCCAACTGAGGGCAGGAGGTCGGGTCCCAGAGGAGGACCGTGTGCAGATGTAGCCCCTGCCAGGCCCCCCTGCCCTGCACAGGGAGTGCCCCTAGGACGTGCCCCTAGATCTCCCATGAAGCAGGGGGGCTGCAGTCACTGAAGTCATAGGCCAGAGCCTCCAAAATGTCCTAGTGGGATTTGTCCACAGCTGCCTCTTGTTCTTCCCATCCCGTGTGTACCACCCACGTGTGTAGTCACTGTGGTTTGTTCTGTTCAGAAAGCTTTGGCTCTTGGTCACGCACAGACATCGATTTCTTCTTAATCCCTTCTCAGGCCTGTAGAGGGATTTAGCTCTTTGTTCCATGAACTTAAAAACACCCAGTTATTCACCTTCTTCCCAAAGCATCATCCGGACTAGGGGAGCTTTGGCATTGTGGGGGCTGCAGAGTGGCACTCGGTAGCTGCCTGAACGGGCGTGGCTGTGACTTTGCAGCTCAGAGCAGTCAGCACCTTTTGGGAGACACTGCACCCAGGACCTGGACTTGGCCAGGTGGCCTCCTGCAGACCCTGCGCATGTCTGGGGCTCTCCCAAATGCCTGGGGTCATCCCCCACTGACATCAGGTCTACTACAAGGTCTTGTCTTAGTGTTACTTCCTCAGAAGCCAGAGGACAGACCCACATAGGGACAAGTCTGGGTACCCGAGGGCAGTAGGTGGCCATGGGGCTTCAGGGACAGAAGGAGCCAGCCCTCAGCCCAGTTCCAGTCCTCACCAGCTgagtgagtctgtttccttaCCTGTGAAAGGACAGTAGTAGCCATCTCCTGTGCCCACTGGGAGGATGACAGGAGGCTCTCTATATGTAAAGCGCTTCTGCAGTGCCTAACCCAAGGCAGGTGCTCCAACATGGCAGGCAAGATGGTCACACGGTGCAACTGTGAGTCCTTTGTGCAGTGGTGGTTGGGTATTTGTGCCACCTGACTTTTGGTCCAAGTCAGGTCCACCAAGCAGGTAACCTCAGTAACCTGTAAGGAGTGTCCCACCTGTCCTTGGCATGGCATCAACCCCAGAGAAGGTTCTCTCCTGCCCAAGCCCCAGAGACAGACTGAGGTATGCCAGTCATGAGAAGTTTGTGGGGTAGATACCATCACACACCTCAAGGGCCATTGgtcccagcacatagtaggtcctcaatcAACACACATTTTCTGTGGTCTGAGGACCTTTCTGCTATTGCCAAGTAGGCGGCTTGAATGCTACCTTCCCTAGGCAGCCTGGGTTTCCTGGGAGCATTGCTCTTAGCAGAGAGGCCTGCCCACTGGCCAGCGCAAACACTTCCTAAACAGCTGGATGCAAATGGAGCTGAGCAATAAGAGGCACCAGCAGGAAGGCTGGACCAGGGTCTGCTGGGGTTGGGAGAGGAGGAGTGGTCTGGGTGAAGACAAACAGGATCAGGAGAGGGCATGTTTTGAGGCTGCCCACCCCTATTAAAATCCAGTGCGAAAAGGATGCAAATGAAATGCTCAAGTAAGctgcagatttaaaaaatgacCCTGGAGGAGTCCATAGGAGGAATGAGAAAATCATGTCAATCTTTTGCAAAGCCTAAGACTGAGGAGGGTTTAGAGTTAGACAGTTTGCacgtgaaaaagagaaaacaggaaagagCATGTTAAAGCTCCTTTAAAGGGGGTGATTGAAATTTGGAAACATCGAGATACCTTTGAAAAATTCAGCTAAACCTCTGGTTTGTCTGTCTGTTcgttcgttctttctttcttccttccttcctttctttgatGGGGTCAAAAGTGAGCCTCTGTTAGCATCATGGTGCTTTGTGAGAAAATGATACTTTCCTCAATCAACATTTAATGGCAAATTTTGTTAAAAGGTGACAAACTtactattattttctaatttttattttaatttttgaggataAGTCCCAATCAAACCATTTGCTCCTAATTTACTGTAACATCCTAATCTAAATTTTAAGTGGATTCAGTTAAAACAGCCTTTTCTGaagatttatttagttttttgggggAATGAGGGGGGAAgcttatttatttaggttttagaggcagtactggggattgaactcaggaccttgtgcatgctaaacatgcactctaccccttgagctacacccttccccctgAAAATGACCTTTTCTGATACAGTTACCCTGGGATAACAAAGGACCACCCGAAGATACCACTGAGACCCAGTTTAGTCACGAGGTCCCCAAATTGGAGGGGAGTAAGATATTAACTAGTTAAATCTCTGCTTGAGGCTTAAATCATTGCTCTGCATGCCTGCTAGCAAGAGGTTgtccagcctctgccctcacGCCTCCATGCTGGAAACTGGCCTGTTTTTGAGGCACCTGTTCGGGGTCCCAGCTCTGGAATATCATTAACTTCTTTGAATGAAGGGATAAAGGAGCATTTAACAGGAGCTGGGATTTCAGGATTCCTAACTGAGTGTCCTCCTTCCTAGTCACCGTCTCCTTCCATCCCAGACGACTCATACCTGAAACGTGGTCCTTAAGCACTTGTCACTGTGCTTCCTCTCACACTGTAGCCTGGTCCGCATTCTCTCCTATGGAGTCATCCAAGGAAAGTCTAAAAACAGTATCTTTTCCATGTTCCTAGTTGGGACACAACACAGAATACACTTGCTGCCCTGGACATTTCTGATCAGCTTTGCAAAAAGTGAGAAGACACTTCTGCACTTGTTTTCTTTGGGCTTAAGAACTTTCTAGTTGAGCACAGAAACCTTTATTTTATAGGAAGAAAGAATAGGGCCCCAGGCTGGTACTTGGTAAATTTCCAGAGAGGATGAGGCCTTCTGATCTCCCTGGTAGCTGGGGAGTATGGGGTATCAGCCGGGCGTTCTGAGATGCAGTGGCTGGGCACAACAGCTGTCATCTGAACTGCTCTCTGATGCTACCTCGGGTGATCTGGTCTAAGTCAAGGATTCCtcagaaagaaagctgaaatgaaaTTCCCAATACTGGGGAATTAAATACAAAAAACACCCAAGAAAATATTGAACATAAGGGCACTTTATAAAGCATTTCAAAGGTTTATCATCTCCCACGGTGGACATCTGCAAATACTTGTTGGGCAAGTCTTACTCCCCATGACAGAATATCTGTGAACACGTAGACTATCCATGAAGACATAGTACATCCATGAATATTAGAAACTTGCTGCAGGATGGACAATCAGAAGAGCTCATGGAAAATTCCAGTAGACAGTTCTCAAGATCCTGTCCAGGGGTCAGCAGGGGATCCTTGTTTCATGGTCTCTGAGATCACAGTCCTCACTTCCCACATCCACTGCCCCCTTTCAAATAGGAAATGATCTTAGAAAGATAGCTCAGTAGTTAAGAGGATAAACATAGCAAGTCCCTTACCCTAAGATGAGGGTATATGGGAGAGGAGACCTAACACCCACAGAGACGCAGAGcgttgctatttgttttctttttccatcattGAGAGTATTTTTGCCTTCAAAATGTTATGCTGGAAGGTGGGCTGATCAGTTAACACCCTCTGGGTTTTCAGCTAAAGTTCTTCAGCTGCTTTACGAAGACTTCCATCTGATTAAAGAAAACACTGCGTGGACCACGTACAGCAGAGTGACTGTGTATGAGAACACCTGAAACCAAGGCAAATGACCGTTAATGGGTTgcatggggagagggaaaggcgtggggagagggaaaggcgTGGGCTGCCCACAATAGGGTGACCGCTTGCATGGTGCTCCTGGCTGACAGCCCTGAAGTTGTGGAGACCACCACTGCTTCGCATCACTCAGAGAGTTATCCTTTCCTGCAGAGCCCAGATGTGGCCCAGAATGCTCTCAGCACAGACTCCAGGGGACCTAACGACCCGCTGGCCTTGGTGTGCGAGGTCAGCTCTCTGCTATCACGCATCATTATTTGGTGCCACCCAACTAGAAACAAGGGCCCTCAGAGACCCCACAAATGATAATTGCAGGCGAGtatcaactgcttttcatggaaaACGTCCCTCCAGCAAACCACTAAGACCAGAGTCTACTAGCTCTGATCCCAGTGTCCTCGGGAAAGATCATGAACACGTGGCTTTGCTGTCCCTGCTTATGGTCTTGATGCTCCCTGGACCTCCTCAGACTAGACCCGAATTTTGTCCTAAAATTGTGAACTTCACGAGCATGGGCAAGAGAACCAGGCCACAGGAAGTGAGGGACTGGGACAGGGAGGAAggattttgcttttgacaaaagGAGGCGGCTTACTGAGAAAGCTGCTGGGAACAGAGGCCCTGGAAATGTGGAAACGGTCACTCTGTGCCCTGACCAGGCCCTGACCTGCCATGTTCGCTGGGCACCACCCATCCTATCACCCTGCTCCGGGTGGCTGGTCTCTGAAGGCTGCCTGCCCCCAAGCAGATACCTGCACCTGGCTTGTGACCTTGGGTGTGGGGTCGAGAGTTTCCAACCCAAGCACAGCGTCAGGCTGGCTACGCTCCCGTGACTATTGAAAATGCCCATAAAAACCAGCCATTACCATGCCTGCTCTCGCCCTGCCTCCACACCTGGGCGAACCCTCACCCTCATGGCCAGAGGCGATGAGTAAGCCGAGTTACTGAATAACCAAAGTAAGAGAACTCATCTGGGAACTCAAAGACACTGTCTGAGGGGAGCAATCACACATGAGTGAGAAGGCCCCAGAAGACACCTCTCCCCACCAGGAGGAAGCAATCTGGGGGACTCCAGACCCTGTGAGAACCCTGGGCAGAAGCAGCTCAGAAGTCCCCACAGGGACAGGAATCAGAGACTTGTTTTCCAAGGGAGATCAAGAAATGGCACACTGGGGACACTGAGAGCCAGGGACCTGAATGGACATGTACCTCGGCACTCAGAAACCCCTCTCCCTAAATAGCTGCCATTATCGACCTCCACAGTTAGTATCCAGGAACCTCCAGATTGCTGCAGAATTTTCCAGCAACTCTCAGGCAATTCCCACCAATCCCAGGGACCCCTTGAGGGCGGACTCCATGCTGCcagctgaggagggagggagaagctcAGGTTTTGAGGCAGGTCAGGAACCACAGAGTGGGTGAGAGGCAGGCCAGGTGCTCCCAAAGACCAGGGGTGTGTGGGAGAAGGTCTTGAGATGCCTCCCCACATCCTGGGACTGGCCACCCCCAAGACCATGGAAGGGCATGTTGTGGTTGGGCAGGGTGTGGGGTTAGATCCTGAGTGTGTAATCATGACCCCTTCTCCTGCGGCACAGATACAACTGATTCTTTGAATAGAAAGGCATGACTTTACATTGAATGGGGCTCATATTTCATCTGGGTGCCTTTAGCTCAGCTTACCTACCTGCTCACAACATTTGGATTCCTGATTCTAGCTCTGCTGACTTTGCCTGGACCTGCTCATGGTTCTCCAACTCAACTCACAAAGATGTAGGGGCATGATCAGTCGTGGGAGGGATACACAGATGTTGGGGTGGTCATCAGTGCAGCCCTGTGCAGCAGTGAGAAGATGCCCTCTGCGTCCCCACCCTCCAACGTGGACGAGCCCCACAGACCTAAGCTTGAGACAGAAGCTAGATGTGGGAGAAGGCACACGTATCATTCCACCAGCCTGAGGATCCAAAGCCGGCGAAATGGAACCCTGCAACTAGAAGTCAGGACAGTGCTTATCCTCAGTTCGGGTGCACAGTGAGGGCAGCAGGACCAGCGGGGGATTTCTGGGAGCTGTTTATTatgttctgtttcttaatctTGATGCTTGTCACACAGAGGACTTGTGGATTGTGAATAATGGAGGAAATACGAAAATTCACCTGCATCCTGCTCACCTCTCTGGATGCATGTTTATGCTGCATTTTGATAGAAAGTAAAAGAGGAAGGTCGGAACATGGTTGAGCCCAGTGGCTCTCAAATAGTGATCAGCCTAGCGGGCAGGGTCATTAGCTCACGCACCTGGTTGTTCCATCAGGAGCTGACCCACTATCCACATTCCATCTACATTTCCCTGCTGTTGTCTGCAATAAGCTTACTGAAATCATTGTCAAATGCCTGGCTGATGTCTGTGCAGAGAGGAGGCTCCTGGGGTTGGGATGGGAGAAGTACATGTAAGCTCTGCAGTGAGGGGGCAATGAAATAGAGTCATTTGAAGGTGATAGAGGAGGCAGATTACCAGTCTCCCAAGGGAAAAAAGATGAGCCAAAGTGCTGCCTGGCTGTGTTACTGCTTAGAAACCAGCCATCGTGGGACATAAGCCAGTGTCAGATATGGCCTCACACTGTGGGCCATTTGAGGGCGTCAGGGAGCATGAAGTGGCCATGTTTATGGACCTGGGGAGTAGGTTGGGAGCTTAAGGGGAGTGTGTTGCTTTCCCGAGGCAGGGGATGCTGTCATGGGGGCCAGCAGACAGGCTTTGAAGACCTTTCCTGAGACCCCGCCAACGGAAGCAGGAAGGGCAGCCTCGCTaaaccccttcccacccctcaacACCACCCAGCCTGTGGGCTTTCCCTCAGCCTCTGCTCTGCCCTTTCCAAAAAGAAGTGGAGGTGGCACAGCTCTGGCACCTGGAGCTGGCATCTCATGATATGTCAAGATATTTGACCTCAGGCTTTGTATAATAAATAGGTGGGTTGCTAGAAATCTGAGGAGTGCATTTCCCgcaactttttcttatttttgaaacaACATCCACGGTTAGAAAAACTTCTGACACCTTGAGTTAGCATCCAGGGACATAGCCACACATGTACAACTCTGGAAGAGAGTTCTATGAAACAACACATTCTCTTATTCTCTGTTATTCTGGTCCATTTCGTCAAGAAGAAAATTCGGCCATGACCTCACAGCTCACTAATGGATCTGGCCCTGCAGTTGGAGGACATCAGCGCTCAGAGACCGGCAGGCAAGGTGCCCCCAGTCACACACAGCCTCACCCCCACCTGCTCTACTGATGGAGTGGAGGAGGCTCAGCCCCTGTTCCAGCCACTGCTCACTGGGAAGCCTGCGGGGGAAGTGGTTTACTAGCTGTCTAGTCCTCCAGGGAAACAACAGGAGTCAccaccccattttatagatgagtaagcCAAGGCTCAGAGGGCACAAGGGACTTGCACAAGGAATGGGTGAGTgagctccagcccctcctcctgtcAGGCAGGAGACAGCATTGGGCAATGACAGGAAAGAGGACAGCCTGATCCCGGCAGCAAATCCCCACAACTGGGGGTCTGGACACGCTGCACCTGGAAGGgcctccccacagccccaccctCAGAGTGAGCGCGTGGGAGACACTGGCCCCTCGACTTTCTGTCCTTGGGCTCAGCACTCCTGTGGCCCTGACTGTACGCTTCCTTGGAAGACTGGGGAGAGCTGGGAACCCAAGTGGCCATACTCTCTGCTCAAACTGGTACTAAGAGTGTGGGTGACAGAGCACCGGTCCTGGACAGCAGGGCCCACCAATTCCTTGTGACCTTGAGACAAGGTATGCATGTTCTTTGAGCCCTggttctccatctgtgaaatggggataataacagcaTCTCCATCCTCGGGCTGCTCTGATGGGTAAATAAGATTGTTCACAGGGAGCTCAGACAGTGCCAGGTGTGTTTGGTCATGCCTTCTGACACATCTGCCTTCCCCGAAGCCCGCCCAGGCACGGACCTCTggccagcccaggcctgggcagtGCAGCACTGACCGATGGCTCAGGGAACCTGCGGCACATCGTTTCCCTTCTCTGGGGCTTTTTCCCTTCAGAAATGAGGGGGAAGGTGTACTTTATTCAAACTTCAGTGAAGTATTAAAAAACAGGGAGGGCCTGGGCAGCCTTTGGCTCAGCCTGTCCGTCAGTGGGCGGTGGGAGCCGTGAACATGGCAGGTTGACTGTGGACTCACCACGGCAGAGATGTTTTCATGGTACTGTTTGTACTTGAAGCCGTCTTGCATCTGGATGGTGGCAAAAGCTTCCAGGACGGAGGCACCGAAGTAAAACAGGGAGGCCACACAGTGGTAAGCTGCGTCCTGCAGGGTCAGAAGGGCCATCAGAGCGATGGGGCGCCCAGATGTGGAGATGCGGGCAGCTGTGGTCCCAGGAGGGTCTGTCCAGCCCACCTGTCCCCACCTGGCATGAGCCAGGTCCCTCAGTCATTTCTGCTACTTCCCTTGACAGCTCCCCTTCCCCAAACCCcaccctgtcctcacagagactGATTACCCAGGGCCATGCAGCTGAGTTTTCTCTCACTGGTTTGGGAGCCAGAGTAAGGACTTTGATGGAGGAGGgaccctgctttcccttgaggtGGGATCAAGTAAGGGGTCAGGGAGGGGCCTCTTGGGATTGGTAGAAATTGATCTGGACCTAAGAAGTGTCATCTGTGGTCACATTCCCCAGGTCGGATGTGGCCTTGGTCGCCATGAGAAGTGTCATCTGTAGTCACAGTCCCCAGGTCAGATATGGCCTTGGTGGCCAGTGCAGAGTGAGAGGACTGGGCCGTTTCCAttgttgtgttgttttgttttatttagttcTTGTTCATGTTGAGAGTTTGGGTGAGCAGGGGACTGGGGCTCCAGGCATGTTTAAAAGCAAAAAGGACGAGAATGGATCTCTGAGTAGTGATTTGAATGTGGTTTCCAAGTCTAGATTGGAGGCCTTTTGAGAGTAAGAGGCCCGGCCAAAGGCCCCTCTCCTTTCATGGGAGGTAAAGGCAGGTGGTCCCCGTGTAAGTTTACCTCCTTCATGGGTCTCAGGGCAGAATTCGTGCAGAAGAGAGATCCCAGGCCATCCCTCTCCCCTGGCCAAGTCCCTCTCTGGTGACCCTGCTCTAGAAGGCCGTGGCTGGGAGCTGGGCAGTGAGCATGGTCTCACACTCGGCAGCCAGGGCCAGTCCCCAGGACCCTGCCCTCCTTCTCCTGAGATGGAAACGAACTCTCCCGGGGGGTGGGAGATGCCAGTGGGCGCCTGGCAGGTGCAGGAGGTACAGGGAGGCTTGTTGGGCTGCTGGTCTAGGAAAGAGGCAGTCACACAAGAGAAGGGAGACCAGCTGTCAGAGAATTAGGCAGCGATAGTCGACCTCTGCCTTTACCTCCACTGACCGCCTGCTGCGGGGAGCCCTGGGCTGCTGTGCACAGCTCGGAGCTCAAGGCCTTGGAGGATGGGTAGGAGACATCCACAGGGCACCCCACCCAGCGCTGGAAAAGCCagtctcccaggggagagggcccAATAGTACCCACCCCCTCTCAGACCCCCAGGGCTGGGACTCACCAGGGTGATCCAGAAAGTCCCACTGCCGTGTGCACCGATTACATACAGAAAGAGCAGGAGAGTGGTGGTTACGAAGCAGAACACAGACACGAACATCACCCAGCCCTGGACCAG containing:
- the MAL gene encoding myelin and lymphocyte protein, whose product is MPPSAASGGSSLPSGFAVFTTFPDLLFVFEFVFGGLVWILISSSLVPIPLVQGWVMFVSVFCFVTTTLLLFLYVIGAHGSGTFWITLDAAYHCVASLFYFGASVLEAFATIQMQDGFKYKQYHENISAVVFSYTVTLLYVVHAVFSLIRWKSS